A genomic window from Anthonomus grandis grandis chromosome 2, icAntGran1.3, whole genome shotgun sequence includes:
- the LOC126750175 gene encoding major royal jelly protein 1-like isoform X1 codes for MNWPLLICLLLRIAPIYSHNYDFKLIYQWRFLEFKFANEEERTESIKNGSFKINQVRPIDAQYTYNEKSGKEKIFISIPRLLPTGTPASLTVITNETRNGSPVIDPYPSWSWHLNLEMCSYYRIVSAFRLWADECGRLWIMDTGKQGDNFLCPPQLLAFDLETDSLLYKYELTSDQYQNTSVYVIPMAEVESMEDNCKKTWLYMADPLGGPNLLVYNLERNVSWTIQDESFKADPKYFNLTIAGDTVQVFDGILSLILSPKSDPPQERKLFYHSFASIKESFVYVNYLKNPDNFKKPYGSPQLFYTYPTTRDQQISVDAIDSKGMIYFALLTDILIVKWDPNTPYKRENFHVIADNNETMQDPTGLKIPPFKVNGKETIWVFCTEFHRSKRPLAEKEVNFRLFRADF; via the exons ATGA ACTGGCCATTGCTGATATGCTTATTATTACGGATTGCACCTATTTACTCCCATAATTATGATTTCAAACTAATTTATCAATGGAGATTTCTAGAATTCAAGTTTGCAAATGAAGAAGAGCGAACTGAATCTATCAAAAATGGTAGctttaaaatcaatcaagttCGACCCATAGATGCGCAGTACACTTACAATG AAAAATCTGgtaaagaaaagatttttatttcaataccCCGTCTATTGCCTACGGGAACTCCAGCTTCCTTGACAGTGATTACTAACGAAACACGCAATGGTAGTCCGGTAATTGATCCCTATCCATCATGGTCTTGGCATCTTAATTTGGAAATGTGTAGCTATTATCGGATTGTGTCTGCGTTCAGGTTGTGG gCTGACGAATGTGGAAGACTTTGGATAATGGACACCGGAAAACAGGGTGATAATTTCCTATGTCCACCTCAACTATTAGCTTTTGATCTGGAAAcg GATTCCTTGCTGTATAAATATGAGTTGACTTCCGACCAATACCAAAATACTTCAGTTTATGTGATACCAATGGCCGAAGTGGAAAGTATGGAggataattgtaaaaaaacttgGCTGTATATGGCGGACCCTCTTGGTGGGCCGAACCTGCTCGTGTACAATTTGGAACGGAACGTTTCCTGGACTATTCAGGATGAGAGTTTCAAAGCAgatcctaaatattttaatcttacAATAGCTG GTGATACAGTGCAAGTCTTTGATGGTATACTCTCGTTGATTCTTAGCCCCAAAAGCGATCCTCCAcaagaaagaaaattattttaccattcATTCGCAAGCATAAAAGAATCTTTTGTGTATGTGAATTATCTGAAAAATCCtgataattttaagaaaccGTATGGATCCCCTCAGTTGTTTTAT acttaTCCAACAACAAGAGATCAGCAGATTTCAGTAGATGCAATCGATTCTAAAGGAATGATTTATTTCGCATTACTAACTGACATACTGATCGTGAAATGGGATCCAAACACCCCATATAAGAGAGAAAATTTTCATGTGATCGCCGATAATAATGAGACTATGCAGGATCCTACTGGGCTTAAG